In one Gracilinanus agilis isolate LMUSP501 unplaced genomic scaffold, AgileGrace unplaced_scaffold22932, whole genome shotgun sequence genomic region, the following are encoded:
- the POLR2L gene encoding DNA-directed RNA polymerases I, II, and III subunit RPABC5, translated as MIIPVRCFTCGKIVGNKWEAYLGLLQAEYTEGDALDALGLKRYCCRRMLLAHVDLIEKLLNYAPLEK; from the exons ATGATCATCCCGGTGCGCTGCTTCACGTGCGGCAAGATCGTGGGCAACAAGTGGGAGGCCTACCTGGGCCTTCTGCAAGCCGAGTATACTGAGGG AGACGCCCTAGACGCGCTTGGCCTGAAGCGCTACTGCTGCCGCCGGATGCTGCTGGCGCACGTGGATCTGATCGAGAAGCTGCTGAACTACGCGCCGCTGGAGAAGTGA